In Nymphaea colorata isolate Beijing-Zhang1983 unplaced genomic scaffold, ASM883128v2 scaffold0598, whole genome shotgun sequence, one DNA window encodes the following:
- the LOC116245246 gene encoding uncharacterized protein LOC116245246, which translates to MVKVNILSDALRTIVNAERKGKKQVLLKPVSKVLIKFLRIMQKHNYIGEFEIIDDHRSKKIVIELIGRINKCGVISPRYDILLPDFEKWTNNILPSRQFGHLVLSTTQGIFTHDECRERHIGGKIIGFFY; encoded by the coding sequence ATGGTGAAAGTCAACATCCTCTCCGACGCCCTAAGGACAATCGTCAACGCTGAGCGTAAGGGAAAGAAGCAAGTGCTGCTGAAGCCTGTCTCTAAGGTCCTCATCAAGTTCTTGAGGATCATGCAGAAGCACAACTACATTGGTGAGTTTGAGATCATTGATGATCACAGAAGCAAGAAGATTGTCATCGAACTCATCGGAAGGATCAACAAGTGCGGTGTCATCTCCCCCAGATACGATATTCTCCTCCCTGACTTCGAGAAATGGACCAACAACATTCTTCCCTCCAGACAGTTCGGACATCTTGTTCTCTCCACCACCCAAGGCATCTTCACTCATGACGAGTGCAGGGAGAGACACATC